One part of the Tenacibaculum sp. 190130A14a genome encodes these proteins:
- a CDS encoding Crp/Fnr family transcriptional regulator: MQEFIDYIKGFIDVSEETVEHILNVANEETFEKGQQILNIGKTCKYLYFLKEGSVRSFIYQKGKDITHWVYGDKSLFTSWGSYVLQQPSNEYLEAIDECKVIAISYDNWQKLYQEHPELERFGRLMMEQELAVIDEFYKGYYFLSAKEKYELLISAYPRITQIANLGHIASMLGISQETLSRIRVK; this comes from the coding sequence ATGCAAGAGTTTATAGATTATATTAAAGGATTTATTGATGTAAGTGAAGAAACAGTTGAACATATTTTAAATGTAGCTAATGAAGAAACTTTTGAAAAAGGTCAACAAATTCTTAACATAGGTAAGACGTGTAAATATTTATATTTTCTGAAGGAAGGAAGTGTGCGCAGTTTTATATATCAAAAAGGAAAAGATATTACCCATTGGGTTTATGGAGATAAATCGTTATTTACTTCTTGGGGAAGTTATGTATTACAGCAACCTTCAAATGAATACTTAGAAGCAATTGATGAGTGTAAAGTAATTGCTATATCTTATGATAATTGGCAAAAGTTATATCAAGAACATCCAGAATTGGAACGATTTGGTCGCTTAATGATGGAGCAGGAATTGGCTGTCATTGATGAGTTTTATAAAGGATATTATTTTTTGTCTGCCAAAGAGAAATATGAATTGTTAATTAGTGCTTATCCAAGAATAACACAAATTGCCAACTTAGGTCATATTGCTTCTATGTTGGGAATAAGTCAAGAAACATTAAGTCGAATTAGAGTAAAATAA
- a CDS encoding DUF5777 family beta-barrel protein, producing MYTKINLFLIVLFLSLSVNAQDDLLNELDKETKNTKLFDLPAFKAMQIGNLQSTKIADKGDLYLIVAHRFGSLKDGIDEFFGLDQANTKIQLVYSFWDGVQLGLSRDSFEKTYSGTAKIAITKQSNKFPLNLVGYVSADINSELKKANYPDLKFGDRMSYTFQVLASRRVSKNLSLEVAPSFVRQNLQDLNATKSRNHNQFLMGIGGRLKVSKRMSVNLDYAYNFNRDSNSIYKNPLTLGIDIETGGHVFQLLFSNARGSNDSAFLTKAQGDWGKGDISFGFNVVRVF from the coding sequence ATGTATACTAAAATAAATTTATTCTTAATCGTTCTTTTTTTGTCGTTGAGTGTAAATGCTCAAGATGATTTATTAAATGAACTTGATAAGGAGACCAAAAACACTAAGTTATTCGACTTACCCGCATTTAAAGCAATGCAAATAGGAAACTTACAATCAACTAAAATAGCGGACAAAGGAGATTTATATCTTATTGTTGCTCACCGTTTTGGTTCGTTAAAAGATGGTATTGATGAGTTTTTTGGATTGGACCAAGCCAACACTAAAATTCAATTGGTTTATAGTTTCTGGGATGGTGTTCAATTAGGACTAAGTAGAGATAGTTTTGAGAAAACGTATTCTGGAACTGCCAAAATAGCGATCACAAAACAATCAAATAAATTCCCTCTTAATCTTGTAGGGTATGTAAGTGCAGACATTAATTCAGAATTAAAAAAAGCAAATTACCCTGATTTAAAGTTTGGTGATCGTATGAGTTATACTTTTCAAGTTTTAGCCTCTCGTAGAGTATCTAAAAACTTATCATTAGAAGTAGCTCCTTCTTTTGTACGTCAAAACTTACAAGATTTAAATGCTACAAAATCTAGAAATCACAATCAGTTTTTAATGGGGATAGGAGGTCGTTTAAAAGTAAGTAAACGAATGAGTGTAAATTTAGATTATGCCTATAATTTTAATAGAGATAGCAATTCCATTTATAAAAACCCGCTAACTTTAGGAATAGATATTGAAACTGGCGGGCATGTATTTCAATTATTATTTTCAAATGCTCGAGGAAGTAACGACAGTGCCTTTTTAACTAAAGCGCAGGGAGATTGGGGCAAAGGAGATATTTCTTTTGGATTTAATGTAGTAAGGGTTTTTTAA
- a CDS encoding YceI family protein: protein MRKLIILVIVLISQSIAAQKYFTRTGTTHFKASVEAFEPVEATNHSSTSILKVDTGDIAAQLFINAFQFKVALMQEHFNENYMDSDTHPKATFRGKLAALSIEKMKSQKEFPLNGILTIRGKKKEVNTIAKVNLQGNTIELQASFSVKPQDFDIKIPSIVRKKIAEQINITIHYELVEKK, encoded by the coding sequence ATGAGAAAATTAATAATACTAGTCATAGTTTTGATTTCACAATCAATTGCCGCACAAAAATACTTTACAAGAACTGGCACAACTCATTTCAAAGCATCCGTAGAGGCCTTTGAACCTGTTGAAGCAACAAACCATAGTTCTACTTCTATATTAAAAGTAGATACTGGAGATATTGCAGCTCAATTATTTATAAACGCCTTTCAATTTAAAGTTGCCTTGATGCAAGAACATTTTAATGAAAATTATATGGATTCTGATACACATCCGAAGGCCACTTTTAGAGGAAAATTGGCAGCCCTTTCTATAGAAAAAATGAAGTCTCAAAAAGAATTCCCTCTAAATGGAATACTTACTATAAGAGGAAAAAAGAAAGAAGTAAATACCATTGCTAAAGTTAATCTCCAAGGCAATACAATAGAACTACAGGCTAGTTTTTCAGTGAAACCACAGGATTTCGATATTAAAATACCAAGTATTGTCCGTAAGAAAATTGCAGAACAAATAAATATTACCATACACTATGAATTGGTTGAAAAAAAATAA
- a CDS encoding DUF6787 family protein: MKKLMLRWNIDTPKDLIIIFFVFSITGSSSVLIGRPILKFLGITLEHIHPIIYYPLFIISSFIFYQIFLVIYGWVFGQFSFFWNMEKKMLKRFGITI; encoded by the coding sequence ATGAAAAAATTAATGTTACGTTGGAATATTGATACACCAAAAGATTTGATAATTATATTCTTTGTGTTTTCAATAACGGGGTCTTCTTCAGTATTAATTGGTAGACCTATTTTGAAGTTTTTAGGAATAACTTTAGAGCATATACATCCTATTATTTACTACCCATTATTTATTATTTCAAGCTTTATATTTTATCAAATATTTTTGGTGATATATGGATGGGTTTTTGGGCAATTCAGCTTTTTTTGGAACATGGAAAAGAAGATGTTAAAGAGGTTTGGAATAACTATTTAA
- a CDS encoding ABC transporter six-transmembrane domain-containing protein, translating into MKDFSIISIFKKYKWKISLTFLLLVLENIAKVLQPLILGIAINDLINKKNDGLWLFCILYGIGFVIGAIRRYYDTRAYTSIYTNVATEIAEKQNEKQIEVSAIAARSALVKELVDFFEYDVTQAFTSAISVIGALVMLALFNWWIFGGCLLAIIIILLIYTFSSERIYKYNIGLNDELEHRINVLEKREHTGIFNHFKNIANWLVKMSDLETINFSIIEVVLFALAIFALYISASAVNATAGSIFSVLTYVLEFSGGVFMLPIIFQQIIRLQEISARLKTI; encoded by the coding sequence ATGAAAGACTTTTCTATTATTTCAATATTTAAAAAATACAAATGGAAAATATCTCTTACTTTTCTATTGTTGGTATTAGAAAATATTGCCAAAGTGTTACAGCCTTTGATATTGGGAATAGCCATTAATGATTTAATTAATAAGAAAAATGACGGGCTATGGTTATTTTGTATTTTATATGGAATTGGTTTTGTAATTGGAGCCATTAGAAGATATTATGATACGAGAGCGTATACCTCAATTTATACAAATGTGGCTACAGAAATTGCAGAAAAGCAGAATGAAAAACAAATTGAAGTTTCGGCTATTGCAGCAAGAAGTGCCTTGGTTAAAGAATTAGTAGATTTTTTTGAATATGATGTTACGCAAGCATTTACATCAGCTATTAGTGTAATAGGAGCATTGGTAATGTTGGCTTTGTTTAATTGGTGGATTTTTGGAGGGTGCTTGTTGGCAATTATCATTATTCTTTTGATTTACACTTTTAGTTCTGAACGAATTTATAAGTATAACATTGGATTGAATGATGAACTAGAACATCGAATTAACGTCTTAGAAAAACGAGAACATACAGGGATTTTTAATCACTTTAAAAATATAGCCAACTGGTTGGTAAAGATGTCAGATTTAGAAACCATTAATTTCTCAATTATTGAGGTAGTATTATTTGCTTTGGCAATTTTTGCACTTTATATCTCTGCAAGTGCTGTTAATGCTACCGCGGGAAGTATATTTTCTGTGTTAACGTATGTGTTGGAATTTTCAGGAGGTGTGTTTATGCTTCCTATTATATTTCAGCAAATTATTAGATTACAAGAAATTAGTGCTAGATTAAAAACAATATAA
- a CDS encoding sterol desaturase family protein has translation MSKTRLIIYSLVIIGTIVGIPHYVADNFNIAEYTNETVDRFFYIFNDLSVLYIIVPFFVLELVRYLVTKRLNKDLALDSVANVLTVGFFTVINYILGFLFATKLYVWAWEFRFFDELPLTWVTITSCILLADFLYYWEHRLMHELAAGWVTHTVHHSSPHFNMSVAYRFGPLDGFFPLFFSVPAVMLGFNPFLMLAAELFVQTFQAVLHTEIIGKLFKPIEYIFNTPSHHRVHHGSNRQYWDKNYAGILIIWDRMLGTFEPEEEKVVYGISEPLNSVNPIKVFFHGITRFYDKLKHTKGFGNKLLSFVKRPHWMPKGQTYPPQQVSDK, from the coding sequence ATGAGCAAAACAAGATTAATAATATATAGCCTAGTAATTATTGGAACCATTGTTGGTATACCACATTATGTGGCCGACAATTTTAATATAGCTGAATATACGAATGAAACTGTAGATCGTTTCTTTTATATTTTTAACGATTTAAGTGTGCTGTATATCATCGTACCATTTTTTGTACTTGAACTTGTTAGATATCTTGTCACAAAAAGGTTAAACAAAGATTTAGCATTAGATTCAGTAGCGAATGTATTAACAGTAGGGTTTTTTACTGTTATCAATTATATTTTAGGATTTTTATTCGCAACAAAACTATACGTTTGGGCGTGGGAATTTCGTTTTTTCGATGAATTGCCATTGACGTGGGTAACCATTACATCTTGTATTCTTTTAGCTGATTTTTTATATTATTGGGAACATCGACTAATGCACGAATTAGCAGCAGGATGGGTAACGCATACCGTTCACCACAGTTCACCACATTTTAATATGTCAGTAGCGTATAGATTTGGACCTTTAGATGGTTTTTTTCCATTATTTTTTTCGGTACCAGCCGTTATGTTAGGATTTAATCCGTTTTTAATGTTAGCAGCAGAATTGTTTGTGCAAACGTTTCAAGCAGTGTTACATACTGAAATTATAGGTAAATTGTTTAAACCAATTGAGTATATTTTCAATACACCATCTCACCATCGTGTACATCACGGTTCCAACAGACAGTATTGGGATAAAAACTATGCTGGAATTTTAATTATTTGGGATAGAATGCTAGGAACTTTTGAGCCTGAAGAGGAAAAGGTAGTGTATGGTATTTCAGAACCTTTGAATAGTGTGAATCCAATTAAAGTTTTTTTTCATGGTATTACACGTTTTTATGATAAGTTAAAACATACCAAAGGATTTGGAAATAAGCTACTGTCTTTTGTAAAAAGACCCCATTGGATGCCTAAAGGACAAACTTATCCACCACAACAAGTATCTGATAAATAA